In Drosophila santomea strain STO CAGO 1482 chromosome 2L, Prin_Dsan_1.1, whole genome shotgun sequence, a single window of DNA contains:
- the LOC120443939 gene encoding uncharacterized protein LOC120443939, which translates to MKTKAEEEPPFRNAKRKIKGENFPARRIPANVLKRTLEIATSPEDGFWLNQNPSCSPPASYEFYFSVRRSTAYEKLRLARNCLMQRDYKNLAKILASNHLGDTLLQRASFQTFTEYSKVLQKCPKFYTKMEQLRVEPTPPKSPTVEEEALDESLDAILS; encoded by the coding sequence atgaaaacaaaagctgAGGAAGAGCCTCCTTTCAGAAATGCAAAACGTAAAATAAAGGGGGAGAATTTTCCAGCGAGAAGGATACCCGCAAACGTCTTGAAACGCACGCTTGAAATCGCCACCAGTCCCGAAGATGGCTTTTGGCTGAACCAAAACCCATCTTGTTCTCCTCCGGCCAGCTATGAGTTTTACTTCAGCGTTAGACGATCAACTGCGTACGAAAAACTACGACTGGCCCGGAATTGCCTAATGCAGCGGGACTACAAGAATTTGGCTAAAATACTGGCCTCCAATCATTTGGGAGACACTCTGCTCCAAAGGGCCTCCTTCCAAACATTCACTGAATATTCCAAGGTTCTTCAAAAGTGCCCAAAATTCTACACAAAAATGGAGCAGTTGCGAGTGGAACCGACGCCTCCGAAAAGCCCCACAGTTGAGGAGGAAGCATTAGACGAATCATTAGATGCTATTCTGTCCTAG
- the LOC120443886 gene encoding cullin-4A, with translation MSAAKKYKPMDTTELHENTENIAACLKKAENVAPTAAAASSLGRSAFAAQNMNSASTNGERLPNFSKLGGSHGEIRTPSTTSNLLNRMGAIHNSKPGDVKKIVIKNFKDKPTLPDNYSKDTYVKLEEAVIAIQLSKPIKYSLEELYQAVVNMCSHKMDAQLYAKLNELTEQHVKRNIKLKELTGGSMDKLILLEKINHWWLSFCQQMIMIRSIFLYMDRTYVLQNSSIHSIWDMGLDLFRIHFAQNSVVQKRTVDGILTLIEKERQGSTVDRGLLKSLVRMLCDLQIYTSSFEEKFLDATNQLYKAESQRKMQEVEVPEYLQHVNKRLAEENERLRHYLDSSTKHPLIYNVEKELLAEHLTSILQKGLDSLLEDNRLSDLTLLYGLLSRVKNGTSELCGNFNGFIKKKGRTIVIDPEKDKSMVQDLLDFKDKMDVIVRTCFEHNEKFTNSLREAFEFFINQRANKPAELIAKYVDMKLRSGNKGTTDEELEKTLDKIMVLFRFIHGKDVFEAFYKKDLAKRLLVGKSASVDSEKSMLSKLKQECGGGFTSKLEGMFKDMELSRDINLAFRGHALGNNRDVQNLDLCVSILTMGYWPTYAPTEVTMPPQFINPQQIFNKFYLEKHSGRKLQWQPTLGNCMLRAQFDAGPKELLVSLFQALVLLLFNDKPVLSYEEILAATLIEDGELRRTLQSLACGRARVITKSPKGREILDGDQFDFNNEFTNKLFRIKINQIQMKETNEEQKATEERVFQDRQYQIDAAIVRIMKMRKTLSHNLLITELFNQLTFPVKPADLKKRIESLIDRDYMERDKDNQNQYNYVA, from the exons ATGAGTGCGGCCAAGAAGTACAAGCCCATGGACACAACTGAGCTGCACGAGAACACAGAGAACATCGCCGCCTGCCTAAAGAAGGCCGAGAACGTTGCCCccaccgctgccgccgccTCGAGCCTGGGCCGCAGTGCCTTCGCTGCCCAAAACATGAATTCTGCGTCCACCAACGGCGAGCGCCTGCCAAATTTCTCCAAGCTGGGCGGCAGCCATGGCGAGATCCGCACGCCTTCAACTACCTCAAATCTTCTAAATCGCATGGGGGCTATTCACAACAGCAAGCCCGGCGATGTCAAGAAGATAGTTATTAAGAATTTTAAGG ATAAGCCCACACTGCCCGATAACTACTCCAAGGACACGTACGTGAAGCTTGAAGAGGCCGTTATCGCCATCCAACTCTCCAAGCCCATTAAATATTCGCTGGAGGAGCTCTACCAGGCGGTAGTGAATATGTGCAGCCACAAGATGGATGCGCAATTATACGCGAAACTCAATGAGCTAACAGAGCAACACGTAAAGCGCAATATTAAGCTCAAGGAGCTTACCGGCGGCAGCATGGACAAACTG ATTTTGCTGGAAAAGATCAACCACTGGTGGCTCTCGTTCTGCCAACAAATGATCATGATTCGCAGCATATTCTTGTATATGGATCGAACTTATGTGCTGCAGAATTCGTCCATTCACTCGATTTGGGACATGGGGCTGGACCTTTTTCGCATCCATTTCGCCCAAAACAGCGTTGTCCAAAAGAGAACCGTCGACGGTATACTAACGCTTATTGAAAAAGAACGACAAGGCTCCACCGTGGACCGTGGTTTGCTGAAGAGTTTGGTTCGCATGTTATGCGACCTGCAGATCTACACCAGCTCCTTTGAGGAGAAGTTCCTCGATGCAACCAACCAATTGTATAAGGCTGAGAGTCAACGCAAGATGCAGGAAGTAGAGGTTCCCGAGTATTTACAGCATGTTAACAAGCGTTTGGCCGAAGAGAACGAGCGTTTGCGTCACTATCTAGACTCGAGCACCAA ACATCCGCTGATTTACAATGTGGAAAAGGAGTTACTCGCTGAACACCTAACGTCAATATTGCAGAAGGGCTTAGATTCATTGTTGGAAGACAACAGACTGAGCGACCTCACGCTGTTGTACGGGCTGCTTAGTCGAGTCAAAAATGGAACATCTGAATTGTGCGGCAATTTCAACGGTTTCATTAAG AAAAAGGGACGCACCATTGTCATTGATCCCGAAAAGGATAAGAGCATGGTCCAAGATTTGCTAGATTTCAAGGATAAAATGGATGTGATAGTTCGCACTTGCTTTGAGCACAATGAGAAATTCACAAACTCGTTGCGCGAAGCCTTTGAGTTCTTCATCAACCAACGTGCCAACAAGCCGGCTGAGCTCATTG CTAAATACGTGGATATGAAATTGCGGTCGGGCAACAAGGGAACCACAGATGAGGAGTTGGAAAAGACTCTAGATAAAATTATGGTTCTGTTTCGCTTTATACATGGAAAAGATGTCTTTGAAGCGTTTTACAAAAAG GACTTGGCCAAACGATTACTTGTGGGCAAATCGGCATCAGTGGACTCCGAAAAGAGTATGCTCTCCAAGCTTAAGCAGGAATGCGGTGGTGGTTTTACGTCCAAGCTGGAGGGCATGTTTAAGGACATGGAACTGAGTCGAGATATCAACCTTGCGTTCCGCGGACACGCATTGGGCAACAACCGCGATGTCCAAAACTTGGACTTGTGCGTCAGCATTCTGACCATGGGCTACTGGCCCACATATGCGCCTACAGAGGTCACAATGCCGCCACAGTTCATTAATCCGCAGCAGATTTTCAACAAGTTTTATCTGGAAAAGCATAGTGGGCGGAAGTTGCAGTGGCAGCCTACATTGGGAAATTGTATGCTGCGTGCTCAATTCGATGCG GGTCCGAAAGAATTGTTGGTGTCGCTGTTTCAAGCGCTTGTGCTTCTATTGTTTAACGATAAGCCAGTTCTAAGCTACGAGGAGATATTGGCCGCCACCCTAATCGAGGATGGTGAGTTGCGCAGAACACTTCAGTCCCTGGCTTGTGGGCGCGCCCGCGTCATAACAAAATCACCGAAAGGGCGCGAAATTTTGGATGGCGATCAGTTCGATTTTAACAATGAGTTcacaaacaaattgtttagAATCAAGATCAACCAAATACAGATGAAAGAAACA AATGAGGAGCAAAAGGCGACCGAGGAGCGAGTATTTCAGGATCGCCAGTATCAAATTGATGCGGCTATTGTGCGCATTATGAAAATGCGGAAAACGTTGAGCCATAATCTTCTCATCACCGAGCTGTTTAACCAGCTTACCTTCCCTGTCAAG CCCGCTGACCTAAAAAAGCGAATCGAGTCGCTCATCGACCGCGACTACATGGAGCGGGACAAGGATAATCAAAACCAATACAACTATGTGGCATAA